The Spirosoma radiotolerans genome has a window encoding:
- a CDS encoding RrF2 family transcriptional regulator: protein MNGRFAISMHILTLLAKANGEWVTSDLIAGSININPVLVRKELSNLRNNGLVISREGKNGGSMLAKSPLQIRVSDVFLSTRQGAFLGMARNSPNPNCPVGKQINQHLDALYIEAEEALIQKLGDTTLDEFTRRFD from the coding sequence ATGAACGGACGATTCGCCATATCGATGCATATCCTAACACTGTTAGCCAAGGCCAACGGCGAATGGGTGACGTCTGATTTGATTGCGGGCAGTATCAATATCAACCCGGTTCTTGTCCGCAAAGAACTAAGCAATCTCCGCAACAACGGGCTGGTAATCAGTCGGGAAGGTAAGAATGGAGGAAGTATGCTGGCTAAATCGCCACTGCAGATTCGCGTGTCCGACGTTTTTCTCTCAACGCGACAAGGTGCTTTTTTGGGTATGGCTCGGAACAGCCCAAACCCTAATTGCCCCGTTGGCAAACAGATCAACCAGCACCTGGACGCCCTATATATTGAAGCGGAAGAAGCACTTATCCAGAAATTAGGGGATACCACGCTCGACGAATTTACCCGTCGATTTGATTAA
- a CDS encoding NAD(P)-dependent oxidoreductase, with amino-acid sequence MKLAIIGASGFVGSALVEESLNRGHVVTAIVRHPEKITVTHPNLTVRQGDVQDANTVAQLVAGHDAVLSAYNAGWTNPNLYDDFLNGSETIEKGTEASGVKRLLVVGGAGSLEVAPGVQLVDTPEFPAAYKPGATAARDYLNILRKNTSLDWTFLSPAINLAPGERTGKFRLGTDQLVFNEKGESTISVTDLAVAVLDEIEKPQFIQKRFTLGY; translated from the coding sequence ATGAAACTGGCTATTATTGGTGCCTCTGGCTTTGTTGGATCAGCCCTTGTCGAAGAATCCCTCAATCGTGGCCATGTCGTGACAGCGATCGTCCGCCATCCCGAGAAAATAACCGTAACACACCCAAACTTAACGGTCAGGCAGGGTGATGTTCAGGATGCTAACACAGTTGCCCAACTGGTGGCGGGTCATGATGCGGTGCTAAGCGCCTACAATGCTGGCTGGACTAACCCAAACCTGTACGATGATTTCCTGAACGGATCGGAGACGATTGAGAAAGGAACCGAAGCTTCGGGTGTCAAACGGCTGCTGGTTGTGGGTGGCGCCGGTAGTCTGGAAGTTGCGCCGGGCGTTCAGTTGGTCGACACACCTGAGTTTCCGGCAGCCTATAAACCCGGTGCTACAGCGGCCCGTGACTACCTCAATATCCTTCGTAAAAACACAAGCCTGGACTGGACTTTCCTAAGCCCCGCTATCAATCTGGCTCCTGGCGAGCGAACAGGTAAATTCCGCCTGGGTACTGACCAGCTTGTTTTCAACGAAAAAGGGGAATCGACAATTTCGGTTACAGACCTGGCCGTGGCCGTATTGGATGAGATTGAGAAACCGCAGTTTATTCAGAAGCGGTTTACGCTGGGCTACTAA
- a CDS encoding glycerophosphodiester phosphodiesterase family protein, producing the protein MKHISSVQFFRQLQGWGIVSAVALVVSACTPNTYTKVPAGKGYEFFRYQPNQTAKISAHRGGGDLKGYPENCIESFAYLAKHLPVIIECDIDLTKDSVMVMMHDASLDRTTTGTGKLIERNYAELGQFRLEDNMGNATPYKIPTLEEVLRWGKNKVTFTLDVKRNVSFAKVVDMIHKTGAGDYVAVITYNAQDAAKLNKLDPNLMISVTIRNRAEYDRLRELGVPDNRMVAFVGVKEPDAELYKFLHEKGIACILGTLGNLDKQAAAKGDQVYKTFAQNGADIMSTDRPFEIAKVLYK; encoded by the coding sequence ATGAAGCATATCAGTTCAGTGCAATTTTTCCGTCAATTACAAGGGTGGGGCATCGTATCGGCAGTGGCTCTTGTCGTATCGGCCTGCACCCCTAATACGTATACAAAAGTACCTGCTGGCAAAGGCTACGAGTTTTTTCGGTACCAGCCCAATCAAACTGCCAAAATATCCGCGCACCGGGGCGGGGGCGATCTGAAAGGGTATCCCGAAAACTGCATTGAGTCGTTTGCCTATCTGGCTAAACATCTGCCAGTTATTATTGAGTGTGACATTGACCTGACTAAAGATAGCGTAATGGTCATGATGCATGATGCCAGCCTCGACCGGACCACGACCGGCACCGGAAAGCTAATTGAGCGGAACTACGCCGAACTTGGACAGTTCCGGCTGGAAGATAATATGGGTAACGCGACGCCTTATAAGATACCGACACTTGAAGAGGTGTTGCGCTGGGGTAAAAACAAAGTAACGTTTACGCTTGATGTGAAGCGCAATGTGTCGTTCGCTAAAGTGGTCGACATGATTCACAAAACGGGCGCCGGGGATTATGTGGCCGTCATTACCTATAATGCTCAGGATGCGGCTAAACTCAACAAGCTTGATCCGAACCTGATGATATCAGTCACCATTCGGAACCGGGCTGAATACGACCGCCTGCGCGAACTTGGCGTTCCCGACAACCGGATGGTTGCCTTTGTTGGCGTTAAAGAGCCTGATGCCGAGTTGTATAAATTTCTGCACGAAAAGGGCATCGCCTGTATCTTAGGTACCCTGGGTAACCTGGATAAACAGGCAGCTGCGAAAGGCGATCAGGTTTATAAAACGTTTGCCCAAAACGGTGCCGACATCATGTCGACAGACCGGCCATTTGAAATTGCAAAGGTGTTGTACAAATAA
- a CDS encoding ribosomal maturation YjgA family protein: protein MQPIERNRILYSFLTLVVILLGLASRHYFGEFPFVRTYVGDGLWALMVFFGFSLVFNRWSVRSVAIAALLFSFGIELSQLYHTPWIDRLRSTRLGGLVLGFSFLWSDLLSYSIGIAVGVLLEIRLISIRLKTK from the coding sequence ATGCAACCCATTGAGCGAAATCGAATCCTGTATAGTTTCCTGACGCTTGTGGTAATACTGCTTGGGCTGGCGTCGAGGCATTATTTTGGTGAATTCCCGTTTGTCCGGACTTACGTTGGCGATGGGCTGTGGGCGTTGATGGTCTTCTTTGGTTTCTCGCTTGTTTTCAATCGCTGGTCGGTTCGTTCGGTGGCTATAGCGGCCTTGTTATTCTCGTTTGGAATCGAACTGAGTCAGCTATATCATACGCCCTGGATTGATCGTCTGCGATCTACGCGTCTGGGCGGGTTGGTCTTGGGCTTCAGCTTCTTGTGGAGCGATTTACTTTCTTACAGCATCGGTATTGCCGTTGGCGTCTTGCTGGAAATACGACTAATTTCAATTCGGTTGAAAACGAAGTAA
- a CDS encoding S8 family serine peptidase, translating to MRRFFSFATFTNVALIGIGLFGCKTDSSVEPTSIAADCLVKASSTNGTAIAGEYIITYRPALALPSAPGARMAATEALAEQLLTTNHVANAQAAVLSVGEQTSFLAHLTESESQTLHQDPSVVLIEPDRIMSMCNCVDVATTTTLTWNVKQTGYGRGDLQTGKTAWIIDTGIDLDHPDLNVDVNRSRSFVSGQTSADDLNGHGTHVAGVIGAKNNGFGITGIASGATLVALRVLDDEGEGRLSGIIQAVNYVAQNGKSGDVVNLSLGGEGTSATLDRAITQAANAGILFAIAAGNDGKNSDNYSPARVNHANVFTVSAMNSQNTFASFSNFGSSVDVCAYGVRITSTYKDGTYATLSGTSMAAPHVAGLLFIRGSKFPTHGTVAGDKDGTPDPMAGE from the coding sequence ATGCGACGTTTTTTTTCGTTTGCGACGTTTACCAACGTCGCCCTGATTGGTATTGGCCTGTTTGGCTGCAAAACCGACAGTAGTGTCGAACCAACCAGTATTGCTGCCGATTGTCTGGTCAAAGCATCATCTACCAATGGGACGGCCATTGCGGGTGAGTATATCATCACGTATCGACCCGCCCTGGCACTTCCTTCGGCTCCGGGTGCGCGCATGGCGGCCACGGAAGCCCTGGCCGAGCAACTACTCACCACAAACCATGTTGCGAATGCACAGGCAGCCGTTTTGTCGGTCGGTGAGCAAACCAGCTTTCTGGCTCATTTGACGGAAAGTGAATCCCAAACATTGCACCAGGATCCATCCGTCGTTCTTATCGAGCCAGACCGCATTATGTCCATGTGTAACTGCGTCGATGTAGCCACGACCACAACCCTCACCTGGAACGTCAAACAAACGGGTTATGGACGGGGCGATTTACAAACCGGTAAAACGGCCTGGATCATTGACACCGGCATTGACCTCGATCACCCCGACCTGAATGTTGACGTTAATCGTAGCCGGTCGTTCGTGAGTGGCCAAACTTCGGCCGATGATCTGAATGGCCACGGAACCCACGTAGCGGGTGTTATTGGGGCGAAGAATAACGGGTTTGGTATAACCGGCATTGCCTCGGGTGCAACCCTGGTTGCGCTTAGGGTGCTGGACGATGAGGGCGAAGGCCGATTGTCGGGGATTATTCAGGCGGTAAACTACGTAGCGCAGAATGGCAAATCGGGCGATGTGGTCAATTTAAGCCTGGGTGGCGAAGGCACATCGGCAACACTCGACCGAGCCATCACCCAAGCTGCCAATGCAGGTATACTGTTTGCTATTGCGGCCGGCAATGACGGTAAAAACAGCGATAACTACTCACCAGCCCGCGTCAACCACGCCAATGTGTTTACTGTATCGGCTATGAACAGCCAAAACACATTCGCGTCCTTTTCAAATTTTGGCAGTAGTGTCGATGTGTGCGCCTACGGTGTCCGAATCACCTCCACCTATAAGGATGGCACATATGCTACCCTTAGTGGCACATCGATGGCGGCTCCTCACGTGGCCGGGTTGTTGTTCATTCGAGGCAGTAAATTCCCAACGCACGGAACCGTAGCAGGCGACAAAGATGGAACGCCCGATCCGATGGCGGGTGAATAA
- a CDS encoding LLM class flavin-dependent oxidoreductase, translating to MIPFSVLDLSPIVEGNTASQALRNTLNLAQHAEKLGYNRYWLAEHHNMPGIASAATSVVIGYVAGGTSTIRVGSGGIMLPNHSPLLIAEQFGTLESLYPGRIDLGLGRAPGSDQATSRALRRDMTGPDTFPQDVVELQHYFQPDDANQFIQAIPGNGLDIPIWILGSSLFGAQLAAMLGLPYAFASHFAPTELLRALQVYRTQFRPSEHLKAPYAMVAANVIAADTDQEAQRLFTSVQQQFLYIRRGKARQMQPPVDNLEAMWPDYELAGIDSVFRCSAVGSPETIQRGLASIITQTKADELIISAPIFDHEARKHSLTLTAQVREALAAQQSEPALV from the coding sequence ATGATTCCCTTTTCAGTTCTTGATTTATCGCCCATTGTGGAAGGCAATACGGCCTCCCAGGCGCTTCGAAATACATTAAATCTTGCCCAGCATGCCGAAAAACTGGGTTACAATCGCTACTGGCTGGCCGAGCATCACAATATGCCAGGCATTGCCAGTGCGGCAACGTCGGTCGTTATTGGCTACGTGGCCGGGGGTACCAGCACTATTCGGGTGGGGTCTGGCGGTATCATGCTACCTAACCACTCGCCCCTGCTCATTGCCGAACAGTTTGGCACGCTGGAATCGCTCTATCCTGGCCGCATCGACCTGGGCCTGGGCCGGGCGCCTGGTTCAGATCAGGCTACCTCGCGCGCCTTGCGTCGGGATATGACTGGCCCGGATACGTTTCCGCAGGATGTGGTTGAACTACAGCACTATTTTCAGCCCGACGATGCCAATCAGTTTATTCAGGCCATTCCGGGTAACGGGCTAGATATACCGATCTGGATATTGGGCTCCAGCCTGTTTGGTGCGCAGTTAGCGGCTATGCTTGGCCTACCTTATGCGTTTGCCTCGCACTTTGCCCCGACCGAATTACTGCGGGCGTTGCAGGTTTACCGGACGCAGTTTCGACCTTCCGAACACCTGAAGGCCCCCTATGCCATGGTAGCGGCCAATGTCATTGCGGCCGACACTGATCAGGAAGCCCAGCGATTGTTCACCTCTGTGCAACAGCAGTTTCTTTACATTCGTCGGGGCAAAGCCCGCCAGATGCAGCCACCTGTCGATAATCTGGAGGCCATGTGGCCCGATTATGAACTGGCGGGCATCGACTCTGTTTTCCGTTGTTCCGCGGTAGGGTCACCCGAGACAATACAGCGCGGATTAGCCAGTATCATTACCCAAACCAAAGCCGATGAGTTGATTATTTCGGCGCCTATTTTCGATCATGAAGCCCGTAAGCATTCGCTCACGCTCACCGCACAAGTACGTGAAGCCTTAGCGGCCCAGCAATCGGAGCCCGCTCTGGTTTAA
- the leuS gene encoding leucine--tRNA ligase, whose translation MADYNHRETEQKWQRFWDENHTYKPAETTERPKYYVLDMFPYPSGAGLHVGHPLGYIASDIVSRYKRLKGYNVLHPMGFDSFGLPAEQYAIQTGQHPAVTTEANLTRYIEQLKNIGFSYDWSREVRTSDPAYYKWTQWIFMELFRSWYNKETDKAEPIDTLLAKFAANGTQGVQAVCDDNVASFTAEEWNALSETEQYAISLQYRLTYLADAVVNWCPALGTVLANDEVKDGVSERGGYPVEQKLMRQWMMRITAYADRLLTGLETIDWTESLKEQQRNWIGKSVGASVRFPVFGSQFTKESLATVKHEPQTTNYIEVFTTRVDTIYGVTFMVLAPEHELVAALTTPEQKEAVDAYINAAKLRSERDRMADTKAVSGVFTGSYCINPFNEEKVPIFLADYVLAGYGTGAVMAVPSGDQRDWNFAKHFDLPIVPILDGQKDVDKQADNTKEGQYINSGMVNGMTYKEATATLIAWLEERGLGRGKVNFRMRDAVFSRQRYWGEPVPVYFKEGTSGRLPYLIDESDLPLELPAVDKYLPTETGEPPLGRAEGWKYKGEYEYELSTMPGWAGSSWYWYRYMDPQNPNEFASKEAIDYWQNVDLYIGGTEHATGHLLYSRFWNKFLKDRGYVPQEEPFKKLINQGMIQGRSNFVYRVAGTGREGAPATFLSLNQINGREITPLHVDVNIVENDVLDVEAFKKSRPDLTENAEFITEPDGRYIVGAEVEKMSKSKFNVVNPDMIVEKYGADVLRLYEMFLGPLEQAKPWNTNGIDGVYRFIRKFWRLFYKDSPEGANQWIVTDEQPTPAELKVLHKTIKKTEEDIELYSFNTSVSSFMICVNELASLNCHKRAVLQDLVLLLSPYAPHITEELWAALGNDAGTLSQAAFPVFNPNYLIEDAFDYPIQINGKVRTTISFAIDRAPNEIEREVLADEIVQKWMEGKTPKKVVVVPKRIVNVVL comes from the coding sequence ATGGCTGACTACAACCACCGCGAAACCGAACAGAAATGGCAACGGTTTTGGGACGAGAACCACACCTACAAACCCGCCGAAACGACTGAACGCCCCAAGTACTACGTCCTCGATATGTTTCCCTACCCGTCGGGGGCGGGGTTGCACGTTGGCCACCCGTTGGGATATATCGCTTCGGATATCGTTTCGCGTTACAAACGGCTGAAAGGATATAACGTGCTGCACCCGATGGGCTTCGACTCGTTTGGACTGCCCGCCGAACAGTATGCGATTCAAACGGGGCAGCACCCGGCCGTCACGACCGAAGCGAACCTGACCCGGTACATTGAACAGTTGAAAAATATTGGCTTCAGCTACGACTGGAGCCGCGAAGTCCGTACGTCCGATCCGGCTTATTACAAGTGGACGCAGTGGATTTTCATGGAGTTGTTTCGCTCGTGGTACAACAAAGAAACCGATAAAGCCGAACCGATTGACACGCTGCTGGCCAAATTTGCGGCCAATGGCACCCAGGGCGTTCAGGCTGTTTGTGATGATAATGTAGCCTCCTTTACCGCCGAGGAGTGGAACGCCCTGTCGGAAACGGAGCAATATGCGATCTCGCTCCAGTATCGCCTAACCTATCTTGCCGATGCCGTGGTGAACTGGTGCCCGGCATTGGGAACCGTGCTGGCGAATGACGAAGTTAAAGATGGCGTTTCGGAGCGGGGGGGCTATCCCGTTGAGCAAAAGCTGATGCGCCAGTGGATGATGCGCATCACCGCCTATGCCGACCGCCTGCTGACGGGCCTGGAAACCATTGACTGGACCGAGTCGCTGAAAGAACAACAGCGGAACTGGATCGGAAAAAGTGTAGGGGCCAGTGTACGGTTTCCGGTTTTCGGTTCACAGTTTACAAAAGAATCGTTGGCTACGGTAAAACACGAACCACAAACGACAAACTACATCGAAGTCTTCACCACCCGCGTCGACACGATTTATGGGGTTACGTTTATGGTGCTGGCCCCCGAGCACGAGCTTGTCGCTGCCCTGACAACGCCCGAGCAAAAGGAGGCTGTCGACGCATACATCAATGCGGCTAAACTGCGCTCTGAGCGTGACCGGATGGCCGATACGAAAGCCGTGTCGGGCGTGTTTACGGGGAGTTACTGCATCAACCCGTTCAACGAAGAGAAAGTCCCCATTTTCCTGGCCGATTATGTGCTGGCGGGTTATGGAACAGGGGCCGTAATGGCTGTGCCATCGGGCGATCAGCGTGACTGGAACTTCGCCAAGCATTTCGACCTGCCAATCGTGCCGATTCTGGATGGCCAGAAAGACGTTGACAAGCAGGCGGATAATACCAAGGAAGGCCAGTACATCAACTCGGGTATGGTCAATGGGATGACCTACAAAGAAGCGACCGCCACGCTGATTGCCTGGTTGGAAGAACGCGGGTTAGGTCGTGGGAAAGTCAATTTCCGGATGCGCGACGCCGTATTTAGCCGTCAGCGGTATTGGGGCGAGCCCGTTCCTGTCTATTTTAAAGAAGGTACATCTGGCCGCCTGCCTTACTTAATTGACGAAAGTGACTTGCCGCTGGAGCTACCTGCCGTTGATAAATACCTCCCCACCGAAACCGGTGAGCCACCCCTGGGCCGGGCGGAAGGCTGGAAATATAAAGGAGAATATGAGTATGAGTTGAGCACCATGCCCGGCTGGGCGGGGTCATCCTGGTATTGGTACCGGTACATGGACCCGCAGAATCCCAACGAGTTCGCGTCCAAAGAAGCCATCGACTACTGGCAGAACGTGGACCTTTACATCGGTGGTACCGAACATGCCACCGGTCACTTGCTCTACAGCCGTTTTTGGAATAAATTCCTGAAAGACCGGGGCTATGTGCCGCAGGAAGAGCCGTTCAAAAAGCTCATTAACCAGGGCATGATTCAGGGCCGAAGCAATTTTGTGTATCGCGTAGCGGGCACAGGAAGAGAAGGAGCACCTGCTACTTTTTTATCATTGAATCAGATAAATGGCCGGGAAATAACTCCGCTTCACGTTGATGTCAACATTGTCGAAAATGACGTACTCGATGTCGAAGCGTTCAAAAAATCTCGCCCGGATTTGACCGAAAATGCCGAATTTATAACCGAGCCAGATGGGCGGTATATTGTTGGTGCTGAGGTCGAAAAAATGTCAAAATCGAAGTTCAACGTCGTGAATCCTGACATGATCGTGGAGAAATACGGTGCCGATGTACTTCGTTTGTACGAAATGTTTCTTGGACCGTTGGAGCAGGCCAAGCCCTGGAACACCAACGGTATCGACGGCGTGTATCGGTTTATTCGCAAATTCTGGCGGTTGTTTTACAAAGACAGTCCGGAAGGCGCCAATCAGTGGATTGTAACCGACGAGCAGCCAACGCCTGCCGAACTGAAAGTCTTACACAAAACGATCAAAAAGACAGAGGAAGACATTGAGCTGTACTCGTTCAATACGTCGGTGAGTTCATTCATGATCTGCGTCAATGAACTGGCTTCGTTGAACTGCCACAAGCGGGCCGTTTTGCAGGACTTGGTCTTGTTGCTGTCGCCTTACGCGCCCCACATCACTGAAGAACTCTGGGCTGCGTTGGGAAATGATGCTGGTACACTGTCGCAGGCTGCATTTCCTGTATTCAATCCGAATTATCTGATCGAGGACGCCTTCGATTATCCCATTCAAATCAACGGGAAAGTGCGTACCACCATCAGCTTTGCCATCGACCGCGCGCCCAACGAAATCGAGCGGGAGGTACTGGCCGACGAAATTGTCCAGAAATGGATGGAAGGTAAAACCCCTAAGAAAGTAGTCGTGGTGCCTAAACGGATAGTGAATGTAGTGCTTTGA
- a CDS encoding M48 family metallopeptidase, translating into MQPTAPADHPLLILYPPAPILDDTTFLDPSPAFRQQVRRTLFGILGFIMLYLLLVGFGVALGYVCVLSTIMLVSLSINKFTLIIGLGLLTLGLMFLLFLVKFLFAVYKNQNTQRVEITTSDHPNLVAFIHKLADDVHAPKPHRIFLSPDVNACVFYNSSFWSLFIPVKKNLEIGLGLVNSLNMTEFKAVMAHEFGHFSQRSMKLGSYVYIVNRVIYNLVYDRDRWDALLEKWANSGGVWSIFAGLTQLLVNLVRRVLAKAYEWLNLRYMGLSREMEYQADLVAVSATGAEPVVTALRRIELGNAAYQQMLGNLNELIGESKIAENIYPLHSRTIQMLAAENKIELIHGLPVLTDELTRKMMSASRVNYQDQWSSHPGQAEREENIRTVPAPCNPDTTSPWLLFNKPDYWQKELTARLYAGVELENPTNKQRLTATDYATHVADQIKRDQLPELYNGFYDSRLLFHFDPKEVAQDHTEVFTQKTLFSDENLRLRKKLATIYEEQNVLEQIKSKQIQTRTFDFDGKKYDRREVDQVLAIIRPEMEALQAHFQKTEEDAFRLVYRKALQQGLADELIRRYELYFRLNEDRETYGQLLLVYSELLKNTHDALKDGGTKKRGMGRQIDEFNDKMQQAYRNSQTIDIPSQVGTLTFERGYAAHLCPDTLREIKSESFNWEDMVALYQQLEPMPNLAGQAQIAVLDELIRWQATLL; encoded by the coding sequence ATGCAACCCACCGCCCCGGCTGATCATCCGTTGTTGATCTTGTACCCACCTGCTCCCATCCTTGACGACACTACGTTTCTGGACCCATCGCCCGCTTTTCGGCAGCAAGTCCGGCGGACGCTTTTCGGGATACTGGGCTTTATCATGCTCTATCTGTTGCTGGTTGGGTTTGGTGTTGCCCTCGGCTATGTATGTGTACTGAGTACCATCATGCTGGTAAGCCTTTCCATCAACAAATTCACCCTGATCATTGGCCTGGGCTTGCTGACACTCGGGCTCATGTTTCTGCTCTTTCTGGTCAAATTCCTGTTTGCGGTCTATAAAAATCAAAATACGCAACGCGTGGAAATTACCACCAGCGATCACCCGAATCTGGTAGCGTTTATCCATAAACTGGCCGACGATGTACATGCGCCAAAACCACACCGGATTTTCCTGTCGCCCGATGTCAACGCCTGTGTGTTCTATAATTCCAGCTTCTGGAGTTTGTTTATACCTGTAAAAAAGAACCTTGAAATTGGCCTTGGGCTAGTCAATTCATTGAACATGACCGAGTTCAAAGCAGTGATGGCACACGAATTCGGGCATTTTTCGCAGCGTTCGATGAAGCTTGGCAGCTACGTTTACATAGTAAACCGGGTGATCTACAACCTGGTGTACGACCGCGACCGCTGGGATGCCCTGCTTGAGAAGTGGGCCAATTCGGGTGGGGTATGGAGTATTTTTGCCGGGCTTACTCAGCTGTTGGTTAACCTCGTTCGAAGGGTTCTTGCTAAGGCATACGAATGGCTGAATCTGCGCTATATGGGTCTCTCGCGGGAGATGGAGTACCAGGCCGATCTGGTTGCGGTCAGTGCAACAGGCGCGGAGCCGGTCGTTACGGCACTTCGCCGAATCGAACTTGGTAATGCGGCCTATCAGCAGATGCTCGGAAACCTGAATGAATTGATTGGGGAGTCGAAAATAGCCGAAAACATTTACCCGCTGCACAGCCGGACGATACAGATGCTGGCTGCAGAAAACAAAATTGAACTCATACATGGGTTGCCCGTACTCACCGACGAACTAACCCGTAAGATGATGTCGGCCAGCCGGGTGAATTACCAGGATCAGTGGTCATCGCATCCGGGGCAGGCCGAACGGGAAGAAAATATACGAACTGTTCCCGCCCCCTGTAACCCCGATACCACTTCGCCCTGGCTGCTCTTCAACAAGCCCGACTATTGGCAGAAGGAACTGACCGCCCGGCTCTATGCGGGCGTCGAGCTGGAAAACCCGACCAACAAACAGCGCCTGACCGCCACCGATTATGCAACCCATGTAGCGGATCAGATCAAGCGGGATCAACTGCCCGAACTATACAATGGATTCTACGACAGTCGGTTATTGTTTCACTTCGATCCAAAAGAGGTTGCGCAGGACCACACAGAGGTGTTCACCCAGAAAACGCTCTTCTCGGATGAAAATTTGCGGTTGAGAAAAAAACTGGCTACAATTTACGAAGAACAGAATGTACTGGAGCAGATCAAATCAAAGCAGATACAGACCCGCACGTTTGATTTCGACGGGAAAAAGTACGACCGCCGGGAGGTAGATCAGGTGCTGGCAATCATCAGACCCGAAATGGAAGCTTTGCAGGCTCATTTCCAGAAGACCGAAGAAGATGCCTTTCGATTGGTTTACCGAAAAGCCCTCCAGCAGGGACTCGCCGACGAACTCATCCGGCGATATGAACTGTACTTCCGTCTGAATGAGGACCGGGAAACATACGGTCAACTGTTGCTGGTGTACAGCGAGTTGCTGAAAAACACCCACGATGCCCTTAAGGATGGAGGTACCAAAAAACGGGGTATGGGTAGGCAGATTGACGAATTTAACGACAAAATGCAGCAGGCCTACCGAAACAGCCAGACGATAGACATTCCCTCGCAGGTGGGAACCCTGACGTTCGAACGTGGGTATGCGGCCCATTTATGCCCCGATACACTCAGAGAAATAAAGAGCGAGTCATTCAACTGGGAAGATATGGTTGCGCTGTACCAGCAACTCGAACCAATGCCTAATCTGGCCGGGCAGGCTCAAATTGCCGTTTTAGATGAACTTATTCGTTGGCAGGCTACCTTATTATAG